One genomic region from Eptesicus fuscus isolate TK198812 chromosome 4, DD_ASM_mEF_20220401, whole genome shotgun sequence encodes:
- the STARD4 gene encoding stAR-related lipid transfer protein 4 isoform X2, with protein sequence MEGLPDAAAFATKLKNTLIQYHSIEDDKWRVAKKTRDVTIWRKPSEEFSGYLFKAQGIIDGVVNNIMDHIRPGPCRLDWDSLMTSLDILENFEENCCVMRYTTAGQLWNIIAPREFVDFSYTVDYNGGLLSCGISLDWSEKRAEFVRGYNHPCGWFCVPLKDNTNQSLLTGYIQTDLRGMIPQSAVDTAMHH encoded by the exons atggaagGCCTGCCCGATGCTGCTGCTTTTGCAACTAAACTTAAAAACACTCTCATCCAGTACCATAGCATTGAAGATGATAAGTGGCGTGTTGCAAAGAAAACG agagaTGTCACGATTTGGAGAAAACCTTCAGAAGAATTTAGTGGATATCT tttcaAAGCCCAAGGTATTATAGATGGTGTTGTTAATAATATAATGGACCATATACGCCCAGGTCCCTGTCGCTTGGATTGGGACAGCTTAATGACTTCATTGGACATTTTGGAGAACTTTGAAGAG AATTGCTGTGTGATGCGTTACACTACTGCTGGTCAGCTTTGGAATATCATTGCCCCAAGAGAGTTTGTTGATTTCTCCTACACTGTGGACTATAACGGAGGGCTTTTATCCTGTG GGATCAGCCTTGACTGGAGTGAGAAGAGAGCGGAATTTGTTCGTGGATATAACCATCCCTGTGGTTGGTTTTGTGTTCCACTTAAAGACAATACAAACCAGAGTCTTTTGACAGGCTATATTCAGACGGATCTGCGTGGGATGATTCCTCAGTCTGCAGTAGATACAGCCATG CATCACTAG
- the STARD4 gene encoding stAR-related lipid transfer protein 4 isoform X1, with product MEGLPDAAAFATKLKNTLIQYHSIEDDKWRVAKKTRDVTIWRKPSEEFSGYLFKAQGIIDGVVNNIMDHIRPGPCRLDWDSLMTSLDILENFEENCCVMRYTTAGQLWNIIAPREFVDFSYTVDYNGGLLSCGISLDWSEKRAEFVRGYNHPCGWFCVPLKDNTNQSLLTGYIQTDLRGMIPQSAVDTAMASTLINFYGDLQKAL from the exons atggaagGCCTGCCCGATGCTGCTGCTTTTGCAACTAAACTTAAAAACACTCTCATCCAGTACCATAGCATTGAAGATGATAAGTGGCGTGTTGCAAAGAAAACG agagaTGTCACGATTTGGAGAAAACCTTCAGAAGAATTTAGTGGATATCT tttcaAAGCCCAAGGTATTATAGATGGTGTTGTTAATAATATAATGGACCATATACGCCCAGGTCCCTGTCGCTTGGATTGGGACAGCTTAATGACTTCATTGGACATTTTGGAGAACTTTGAAGAG AATTGCTGTGTGATGCGTTACACTACTGCTGGTCAGCTTTGGAATATCATTGCCCCAAGAGAGTTTGTTGATTTCTCCTACACTGTGGACTATAACGGAGGGCTTTTATCCTGTG GGATCAGCCTTGACTGGAGTGAGAAGAGAGCGGAATTTGTTCGTGGATATAACCATCCCTGTGGTTGGTTTTGTGTTCCACTTAAAGACAATACAAACCAGAGTCTTTTGACAGGCTATATTCAGACGGATCTGCGTGGGATGATTCCTCAGTCTGCAGTAGATACAGCCATGGCAAGCACTTTAATCAACTTCTATGGTGATTTACAAAAAGCCTTATGA